A genomic region of Leptolyngbya sp. NIES-2104 contains the following coding sequences:
- a CDS encoding site-specific DNA-methyltransferase, with translation MRQFDSAIDHLKSSVDSDQKPHLFYHHDNGQLWIGDAVEWLKSLPSESIDLVFSDPPYNLKKAEWDTFESQRSYVEWSMQWIEQVARILKPTGTFYICGFSEILADLKLPASQFFQGCRWLIWHYKNKANLSNDWGRSHESILHFRKTKKFTLSVENIRTRYNDHTLKYPEHPQALTSHYGNGKSKLWHPHPKGAKPRDVIEIPTTCNGMNEKTPHPTQKPEELIRKFVLASSHRGDRILDPFIGSGTTAVVAEQLGRKWLGCDRHSEYLTWAIPRIESADHRSDEDWFWHDRDRESRRSKNRETS, from the coding sequence ATGCGGCAATTTGATTCAGCTATTGATCATCTTAAATCGTCAGTCGATTCAGATCAAAAACCTCATCTTTTCTATCATCATGATAACGGTCAGCTTTGGATTGGAGACGCGGTGGAATGGCTGAAATCACTCCCTTCTGAGTCGATCGATTTAGTGTTTTCCGACCCTCCCTATAACTTGAAAAAAGCCGAGTGGGATACATTTGAATCACAGCGATCGTATGTTGAATGGTCGATGCAATGGATCGAACAAGTAGCGCGAATTCTCAAGCCAACCGGAACGTTTTATATCTGCGGCTTTTCAGAGATTTTGGCAGACTTAAAACTTCCCGCTTCTCAATTTTTTCAAGGCTGCCGCTGGCTGATTTGGCACTACAAAAACAAAGCCAACTTATCGAATGATTGGGGTCGATCGCACGAAAGCATTTTGCACTTTCGTAAAACCAAAAAATTTACTCTTTCTGTTGAGAACATTCGCACTCGTTACAACGATCACACGCTAAAGTATCCCGAACATCCGCAAGCCTTAACAAGTCACTACGGCAACGGAAAATCAAAACTTTGGCATCCTCATCCAAAAGGTGCCAAACCGCGTGATGTGATCGAGATTCCAACGACTTGCAACGGAATGAACGAGAAAACGCCGCATCCGACTCAAAAACCTGAAGAATTAATCCGAAAATTTGTTCTCGCTTCTTCACATCGGGGCGATCGCATTCTCGATCCCTTCATCGGCTCTGGAACGACTGCCGTCGTCGCTGAACAACTCGGACGAAAATGGCTTGGTTGCGATCGACACTCCGAATACTTAACTTGGGCAATTCCTCGAATCGAATCTGCTGACCACCGCAGCGACGAAGACTGGTTTTGGCACGATCGCGATCGCGAATCCCGCCGCTCAAAAAACCGCGAAACATCCTAA
- a CDS encoding GNAT family N-acetyltransferase codes for MPRLQPTSNALVRPVQYRDLDAIDQLTQQSPDLELPHCSTVREKSVSIRHWFGVMKLLNLLPNPVQNLPCVHVAEVNQRIQGMIQVSPFNRTRSTWRVDRVVVAPTIVEEDTETQVLTKVDLGSLLIRFCLERIWQARTWVLEIDVNDKAALDLYRHNGFQPLANMTYWAVSSEQLQELAEREPDLPNLLPVSNADAQLLYQLDTMAMPPLVRQVFDRHVQDFKTSVFGSLMEWAKQVFTRTEVVSGYVFEPQRKAAIGYFQLHLCRDGSQPHTAHLTVNPAYTWLYPELMAQMARIMQDLPAQSLQMASPDYQPEREAYLDSIGADRIGHTLLMSRSVWHKVRETKSIAESLQLAEMLQNLQPARKPVPGRISMLKSVKLPAPDQKPQEADKPSVQELMKAASQEPPSEDPCC; via the coding sequence ATGCCTCGCCTCCAACCGACTTCTAACGCTCTCGTCCGTCCCGTACAATACCGGGATCTCGATGCGATCGACCAACTGACGCAGCAATCGCCAGACCTCGAATTGCCGCACTGTTCTACCGTTCGCGAAAAGAGCGTCTCGATTCGTCACTGGTTTGGCGTGATGAAGCTTCTGAACCTGCTCCCGAATCCCGTTCAAAATCTGCCTTGTGTCCATGTTGCTGAAGTGAATCAGCGGATTCAAGGCATGATTCAGGTGTCGCCGTTCAACCGCACTCGCAGCACTTGGAGAGTTGATCGTGTGGTAGTCGCTCCTACGATCGTTGAAGAGGACACCGAAACCCAAGTTTTAACCAAAGTCGATCTCGGCTCACTCTTGATTCGTTTCTGCCTCGAACGCATTTGGCAAGCGCGAACCTGGGTACTCGAAATCGATGTCAATGATAAAGCCGCGCTGGATCTATACCGTCACAACGGATTTCAGCCTTTGGCAAATATGACCTACTGGGCAGTTTCCTCTGAGCAGCTTCAAGAACTCGCAGAACGAGAGCCAGATCTACCGAACCTGCTCCCGGTAAGTAATGCAGATGCTCAATTACTCTATCAACTCGACACAATGGCAATGCCGCCATTGGTGCGTCAAGTGTTCGATCGACACGTTCAAGATTTCAAAACGAGCGTGTTCGGCAGTCTGATGGAATGGGCAAAACAAGTCTTCACCCGTACTGAAGTTGTGAGCGGATACGTTTTTGAACCGCAACGAAAAGCCGCGATCGGATATTTTCAACTGCATCTTTGCCGCGATGGTTCTCAACCGCATACTGCCCATCTCACGGTGAATCCTGCCTACACTTGGCTCTATCCTGAACTAATGGCGCAAATGGCGCGAATCATGCAGGATCTCCCCGCCCAATCCTTGCAAATGGCATCGCCGGATTATCAACCGGAACGCGAGGCATATCTTGACAGCATCGGAGCCGATCGCATCGGTCACACGCTCTTGATGTCTCGTTCGGTTTGGCACAAAGTCCGGGAAACGAAATCGATCGCAGAAAGTCTGCAACTCGCGGAAATGCTGCAAAACCTCCAGCCCGCTCGTAAACCCGTACCGGGACGGATTTCGATGCTCAAATCTGTGAAACTTCCTGCACCCGATCAAAAGCCGCAAGAAGCGGACAAGCCGAGTGTCCAGGAATTGATGAAAGCGGCATCGCAAGAACCCCCCAGCGAAGATCCTTGCTGCTAA
- a CDS encoding type II toxin-antitoxin system RelE/ParE family toxin codes for MFEVIWLPVALDDLDRQFDFLNEKNADAADRAVRAILNASASLSNAPERGLLIPNTDQRKLRVFFGKYGYMLYYRIENQQVFILRVHHGREQRL; via the coding sequence ATGTTTGAAGTGATCTGGTTGCCAGTTGCACTGGATGATTTGGATAGACAATTTGACTTTTTGAATGAGAAGAATGCTGATGCTGCTGATCGGGCTGTTCGCGCCATCCTCAATGCAAGTGCCAGCCTCTCTAATGCACCCGAACGAGGACTCCTCATTCCCAACACTGACCAGCGCAAACTTCGAGTTTTCTTTGGCAAGTATGGCTATATGCTTTACTACCGGATTGAAAATCAACAAGTCTTTATCTTGCGAGTTCATCATGGACGCGAACAGCGCTTGTAA
- a CDS encoding F420-0:Gamma-glutamyl ligase produces the protein MSILIAILGSTVGFVLLVMLLLEAQYWQRPTNTLELNSGKWELAVYEPQRYVLVGQLELHNLTRRLEVMSPEVHAEVKLLSGGSLDGITIKTRMIPRYKDAEVREDNYWEARVVKSQAHDPIEAIVEIEGPNLSELKVAWIKLHYVAYGSQGWKPKARHVMVPLKFPSIDESKRWRPATNADVLPIKTHLLTQLDDPVSVVKRYVMPHAQPGDIVTIGESPLAIMQGRYRDPRDIKPGWLATRLCYMFFPTSSLATACGMQTLIDAEGSFRVLGAFIVGSIAKLFGRKGVFYQLAGDQARLIDDVTGTIPPYDQFIVLGPANSQEVVDQIQRETGLSAAIVDVNDLKAVKILAASSGVSTALLKQALITNPAGNANEQTPVVLIRPTDATQKPSAVGLQSVNQP, from the coding sequence GTGAGCATACTCATCGCCATTCTCGGAAGCACTGTCGGATTCGTTTTGCTGGTGATGTTGCTGCTTGAAGCGCAATACTGGCAGCGTCCCACCAATACGCTAGAACTCAATTCCGGTAAGTGGGAACTTGCCGTCTACGAACCGCAACGATACGTATTAGTTGGGCAACTCGAACTGCACAATCTCACCCGCCGATTGGAGGTGATGTCTCCCGAAGTTCATGCAGAAGTGAAATTGCTTTCCGGTGGCAGTCTTGACGGCATCACAATCAAAACCCGCATGATTCCCCGATACAAAGATGCGGAAGTCCGAGAAGACAACTACTGGGAAGCGCGAGTCGTCAAAAGTCAGGCACACGATCCGATCGAAGCGATCGTCGAAATCGAAGGTCCAAATCTCAGTGAATTGAAAGTCGCTTGGATCAAGCTGCACTACGTAGCGTACGGTTCTCAAGGTTGGAAACCTAAAGCTCGTCACGTGATGGTGCCGCTGAAGTTTCCCTCGATCGACGAATCGAAACGCTGGCGACCCGCGACGAATGCCGATGTGCTCCCGATCAAAACTCACTTGCTCACTCAGCTAGACGATCCGGTCAGCGTGGTAAAACGCTACGTCATGCCCCACGCGCAACCGGGCGATATTGTGACAATTGGGGAATCTCCGCTTGCAATTATGCAAGGGCGGTATCGCGATCCCCGTGATATCAAACCTGGCTGGCTAGCGACTCGACTCTGCTACATGTTTTTTCCCACTTCTAGTTTGGCGACCGCTTGCGGAATGCAGACTTTAATCGATGCTGAAGGATCATTCCGGGTGTTGGGCGCGTTTATCGTTGGCTCGATCGCGAAACTCTTCGGGCGAAAAGGAGTCTTCTATCAACTCGCAGGCGACCAAGCCCGACTGATCGACGACGTGACCGGAACCATTCCGCCGTATGACCAATTCATCGTTCTAGGACCTGCAAACTCTCAGGAAGTCGTCGATCAAATTCAACGAGAAACTGGACTTTCTGCGGCAATTGTCGATGTCAATGACTTAAAAGCCGTTAAAATACTAGCAGCGTCTTCAGGTGTCTCGACGGCATTGCTCAAGCAGGCACTCATTACGAACCCCGCAGGCAACGCCAACGAACAGACCCCTGTGGTTCTCATTCGACCCACTGACGCGACTCAAAAACCATCTGCTGTTGGGCTGCAATCGGTCAATCAACCTTAA
- the ruvX gene encoding Holliday junction resolvase RuvX: MERVAALGLDVGKKRIGVAGCDGTGLIATGLTTITRKSYPQTIEELRQIVHDRNVDLLVIGLPYSMDGSIGKQAIHVQKFGETISKALSLPIEYVDERLTSYQAEQSMIAERISLRDNKGMIDRKAAAVILQQWLDERRAKRNVDRLPNSN, encoded by the coding sequence ATGGAAAGAGTCGCGGCACTGGGGCTAGATGTGGGAAAAAAACGCATCGGCGTTGCAGGCTGTGACGGAACTGGATTAATCGCAACGGGACTCACCACCATTACGCGCAAATCCTATCCGCAGACGATCGAAGAACTGCGTCAAATCGTGCACGATCGCAATGTCGATCTGCTCGTGATTGGGTTGCCATATTCAATGGATGGCTCGATCGGAAAACAAGCGATTCATGTTCAGAAATTTGGGGAAACGATTTCCAAAGCGTTATCGTTACCGATCGAATATGTAGACGAGCGCTTAACGAGCTATCAGGCAGAACAATCCATGATCGCGGAACGGATTTCGCTGCGGGACAACAAGGGAATGATCGATCGTAAAGCGGCGGCTGTAATTCTCCAGCAATGGCTTGATGAACGACGAGCGAAACGGAATGTCGATCGTCTTCCGAATTCTAATTAA
- the proC gene encoding pyrroline-5-carboxylate reductase encodes MAKQFGMIGGGMMGEALLSRLVAQNVFEPSAIVVSEPNRSRQDFLAQQYQIQVTDQNRQAIDSEVILLAIKPQVFPQIAQEFAGEKISALVISILAGTPIAQLEAAFPGAPVIRAMPNTPAAVGAGITAIAPGQHAQPHHIEQAKKILGTVGEVVEVPESMLDAVTGLSGSGPGYIAIVIEALADGGVAAGLPRAIALKLAIQTVKGTAQLLQESEIHPGELKDRVTSPGGTTIAGIAELEKSGVRSAFIQAVKAAVQRSKELGQ; translated from the coding sequence TTGGCTAAACAATTTGGCATGATTGGCGGCGGGATGATGGGAGAAGCTCTCTTGTCCCGCCTTGTTGCTCAGAACGTGTTTGAGCCGAGCGCGATCGTCGTGAGTGAACCGAATCGATCGCGCCAAGATTTTTTGGCACAACAGTATCAAATTCAAGTCACTGACCAGAATCGCCAAGCGATCGATTCAGAGGTGATTTTGTTAGCAATTAAGCCGCAAGTCTTTCCGCAAATTGCTCAAGAGTTTGCAGGTGAAAAGATTTCTGCCTTGGTGATTTCGATTCTGGCAGGAACGCCGATCGCACAATTAGAAGCCGCGTTTCCCGGTGCACCTGTCATTCGAGCAATGCCAAATACACCCGCCGCAGTCGGAGCGGGAATTACTGCGATCGCACCGGGTCAACACGCTCAACCGCATCACATTGAGCAGGCGAAAAAGATTCTCGGAACCGTGGGCGAAGTCGTGGAAGTGCCCGAATCGATGTTAGATGCCGTTACAGGATTATCGGGATCGGGACCGGGCTATATTGCGATCGTCATTGAAGCCCTTGCAGATGGGGGAGTTGCAGCGGGATTACCGAGAGCGATCGCGCTCAAATTGGCAATTCAAACCGTGAAAGGAACTGCTCAACTTCTACAAGAGTCAGAGATTCATCCGGGTGAATTGAAAGATCGGGTGACGAGTCCGGGCGGAACCACGATCGCGGGAATTGCTGAACTCGAAAAATCAGGCGTGCGATCGGCATTTATCCAAGCGGTCAAGGCGGCAGTTCAGCGATCGAAAGAACTCGGACAATAG
- a CDS encoding SH3 domain-containing protein yields the protein MRWSSVLKFVLGVLFAIALLAAGGVVAARVMMARLAVLPPKPTFPNDTPTKPAPKPAAKPAAAKPDATPDTATKPLPPGAFPARVTQSIGLVVRDAPGSEGASIGGVDFNDRVTVLETNADKTWQKIRLSNGQEGWIRAGNVEQVSQ from the coding sequence ATGCGTTGGTCTTCCGTTCTTAAATTTGTGTTGGGTGTGTTGTTCGCGATCGCGCTCCTTGCCGCTGGAGGTGTCGTGGCGGCGCGGGTGATGATGGCACGTCTTGCAGTCCTGCCACCGAAGCCAACTTTCCCAAACGATACGCCGACGAAACCTGCACCAAAACCCGCTGCAAAGCCTGCGGCAGCTAAACCAGATGCAACTCCGGATACTGCTACAAAACCGCTGCCACCGGGCGCATTTCCGGCGCGAGTGACGCAATCGATCGGGCTTGTGGTTCGGGATGCTCCAGGGAGTGAAGGAGCCTCCATCGGTGGGGTTGATTTTAACGATCGTGTGACGGTCTTAGAGACGAATGCTGATAAGACTTGGCAGAAAATTCGACTCAGCAATGGGCAAGAAGGCTGGATTCGGGCTGGAAACGTAGAGCAAGTGAGCCAGTAA
- a CDS encoding cell division protein SepF — MSIFSKLRDFVGLNEPVEYEYEYDEMDGQEYQALYQQEEAAPAAPVAVNEEENRARRTNRFRDRAVGIGTETTGVGAGMNNVIGMPGAANGISEVVVVEPRTFEEMPQVIQALRERKSVVLNLTIMDPDQAQRAVDFVAGGTYAIDGHQERIGESIFLFTPSCVQVSTQAGVLNEVPQPAPAARPRAAAPTPAWGAEPRAVQG, encoded by the coding sequence GTGAGTATCTTTAGTAAATTACGGGATTTCGTCGGATTGAATGAACCCGTCGAATACGAATACGAATACGACGAAATGGATGGGCAAGAGTATCAAGCACTCTATCAACAAGAAGAGGCGGCTCCTGCGGCTCCAGTAGCTGTGAATGAAGAAGAAAACCGGGCGCGTCGCACAAATCGTTTTCGCGATCGGGCGGTCGGAATTGGAACTGAAACAACTGGTGTAGGAGCAGGTATGAATAACGTGATTGGAATGCCGGGTGCAGCAAACGGAATTTCGGAAGTCGTGGTCGTCGAACCTCGCACGTTTGAAGAAATGCCCCAGGTGATTCAAGCGTTACGTGAGCGTAAATCGGTGGTGTTGAATCTGACGATCATGGACCCGGATCAAGCACAACGCGCTGTGGATTTCGTCGCGGGTGGAACCTATGCGATCGATGGTCATCAAGAGCGCATCGGCGAAAGCATTTTTCTCTTCACTCCAAGCTGTGTGCAAGTGAGCACTCAAGCAGGCGTGTTAAATGAAGTGCCGCAACCCGCGCCCGCTGCTCGTCCTCGTGCCGCTGCTCCGACTCCCGCTTGGGGCGCAGAACCGAGAGCCGTTCAAGGTTAG
- a CDS encoding PRC-barrel domain-containing protein, giving the protein MTEEFRQRSDLLGTQVITRSTGKRLGVVSQLWVDIDSQEVVALSLRPNLFYGTAQPMMLSSIRQIGDVILVDDEDVVEDVDLENYSNLIGYEVITETGELLGKVRGFRFNIDTGRLDNLVIASIGLPLIPDQVVSTYELPITEIVSSGPDRIIVIEGSEERMNQLSVGVLERLGIGKAPWEREEAQYLAPARPENQLPAGQPTQVEMRPRIQEPIEQTWDPDETLYDEPEPIPLRREQEPPRQQYREAEIYSPPVYSDDDTENWDDDETENWGLSRTDGSPEYEDEEYDDTYVDAEDDAIAVEFEEVKIEPPASPESFEPGNLDEDPWADQPQEEEVAAKTEEPESQPLPDLNTIAKAQKQKQPEYEEEGY; this is encoded by the coding sequence ATGACAGAAGAATTTCGCCAACGCTCCGACCTCCTTGGAACTCAGGTGATTACGCGCAGCACCGGAAAACGGCTCGGCGTGGTGAGTCAGCTTTGGGTCGATATTGACTCTCAAGAAGTCGTCGCCCTCAGTTTGCGCCCGAATCTGTTCTACGGCACTGCTCAACCGATGATGCTCTCCAGCATTCGCCAGATCGGTGACGTGATTTTAGTCGATGACGAAGATGTGGTCGAAGATGTCGATCTGGAAAATTACAGCAACCTGATCGGCTACGAAGTGATTACCGAAACCGGGGAACTGCTCGGAAAAGTTCGCGGCTTCCGGTTCAATATTGATACAGGCAGACTCGATAATTTAGTCATCGCGTCGATCGGGCTTCCCCTCATTCCCGATCAAGTTGTCAGCACTTACGAACTTCCGATCACCGAAATTGTCAGCAGCGGACCCGATCGCATTATCGTGATCGAAGGTTCCGAAGAGCGGATGAATCAGCTTAGCGTCGGTGTGCTCGAACGTTTGGGAATCGGTAAAGCGCCTTGGGAACGCGAAGAAGCGCAATATCTCGCTCCTGCTCGACCTGAGAATCAACTTCCTGCGGGTCAGCCTACTCAAGTTGAAATGCGTCCTCGGATTCAAGAACCGATCGAGCAAACATGGGACCCGGATGAAACGCTGTACGATGAGCCTGAACCGATTCCGCTTCGTCGTGAACAAGAACCGCCGCGCCAGCAGTATCGCGAAGCCGAAATTTACTCGCCGCCCGTCTATAGCGACGACGATACAGAAAATTGGGACGACGATGAAACGGAAAACTGGGGACTCTCCAGAACCGACGGTTCCCCTGAGTACGAGGACGAAGAATACGACGATACGTATGTCGATGCTGAAGATGATGCGATCGCGGTAGAGTTTGAGGAAGTTAAAATCGAGCCGCCTGCCTCACCAGAAAGCTTTGAACCGGGCAATCTTGATGAAGATCCGTGGGCGGATCAGCCCCAGGAAGAAGAGGTAGCGGCGAAAACTGAAGAGCCTGAGAGCCAACCGCTTCCCGATCTCAACACGATCGCCAAAGCTCAGAAACAAAAACAACCAGAATACGAGGAAGAAGGCTACTAA